A window from Triticum aestivum cultivar Chinese Spring chromosome 6D, IWGSC CS RefSeq v2.1, whole genome shotgun sequence encodes these proteins:
- the LOC123143901 gene encoding T-complex protein 1 subunit eta: protein MSSMMQPQIILLKEGTDTSQGRAQVVSNISACTAVADTVRTTLGPRGMDKLIHDDKGTTISNDGATIMRLLDIVHPAAKILVDIAKSQDSEVGDGTTTVVLLAAEFMKEAKPYVEDGVHCHNIIRSYRSAGNMAIERVKELAVSIEGKSLEEKKSLLAKCAATTLSSKLISGEKEFFASMVVDAVLAIGHDDRLNLIGIKKVPGGTMRDSFLVNGVAFKKTFSYAGFEQQPKKFLNPKILLLNIELELKSEKENAEIRLSDPLQYQSIVDAEWNIIYDKLDKCVQSGAKIVLSRLAIGDLATQYFADRDIFCAGRVTEEDLQRLSSATGGTVQTSVNNVIDEVLGTCEIFEEKQVGNERFNIFSGCPSGQTATIVLRGGADQFIEEAERSLHDAIMIVRRAVRNSTVVPGGGAIDMEISKHLRLHARSIAGKSQVFVNSFAKALEVIPRQLCDNAGFDATDVLNKLRQKHAADGGANYGVDINTGGIADSFANFVWEPAVVKINAINAATEAACLILSVDETVKNPKSESAQGDAAAMGGRGGGGMRGRGGRGMRRR from the exons ATGTCGTCGATGATG CAACCGCAGATCATCCTGCTCAAGGAGGGGACGGACACGTCGCAGGGCCGCGCGCAGGTGGTCAGCAACATCAGCGCGTGCACGGCGGTGGCCGACACGGTGCGGACCACCCTGGGGCCCCGCGGGATGGACAAGCTCATCCACGACGACAAGGGCACCACCATCTCCAACGACGGCGCCACCATCATGCGCCTCCTCGACATCGTGCACCCCGCCGCCAAGATCCTCGTCGACATCGCCAAGTCTCAGGACTCCGAG GTTGGTGATGGCACAACTACAGTGGTGCTTCTTGCTGCAGAATTCATGAAGGAAGCTAAACCTTACGTGGAGGATGGAGTGCATTGTCATAATATAATCCGTAGTTATAGGAGCGCTGGCAACATG GCGATTGAAAGGGTTAAAGAGCTGGCAGTCAGCATAGAAGGAAAAAGCCTGGAAGAAAAGAAATCATTGTTAGCAAAGTGTGCTGCCACAACACTCTCGTCAAAATTGATAAGCGGAGAGAAAGAGTTCTTTGCTTCTATGGTTGTGGATGCTGTCCTTGCTATTGGTCATGATGACAGACTTAACCTTATTGGAATTAAGAAG GTTCCTGGAGGTACCATGAGAGATTCCTTCCTTGTCAATGGCGTTGCTTTCAAGAAGACATTTTCCTATGCTGGATTTGAGCAACAACCAAAGAAATTCCTGAATCCAAAGATTCTTTTGTTGAACATTGAGCTAGAGTTGAAGTCTGAGAAAGAAAACGCAGAGATCAG ATTATCAGACCCTCTGCAGTACCAATCAATTGTTGATGCTGAATGGAACATTATTTATGACAAGCTGGACAAGTGTGTTCAAAGTGGCGCAAAAATAGTTCTGTCGCGGCTAGCTATCGGTGATCTTGCAACACAG TATTTCGCGGATAGAGACATTTTCTGTGCTGGTCGGGTCACAGAAGAGGATTTACAACGCCTGAGCTCAGCTACAGGTGGAACTGTTCAAACCTCTGTCAACAATGTCATTGATGAG GTCCTTGGCACATGTGAGATTTTTGAGGAAAAGCAAGTAGGCAATGAAAGGTTTAACATATTTAGTGGCTGCCCTTCTGGTCAGACAGCAACTATTGTTCTTCGTGGTGGTGCTGACCAG TTCATAGAGGAAGCTGAAAGAAGTCTCCATGATGCCATCATGATTGTGAGGAGAGCTGTTAGGAATTCAACAGTCGTGCCTGGTGGTGGTGCCATTGAT ATGGAGATAAGCAAGCATCTCCGCCTGCATGCACGGAGCATAGCTGGAAAGTCTCAGGTTTTTGTAAACTCATTTGCTAAAGCCCTTGAG GTTATTCCTAGGCAACTTTGTGATAATGCTGGATTTGACGCAACTGATGTGCTCAATAAGCTCAGACAGAAGCATGCAGCTG ATGGTGGTGCTAATTATGGTGTTGACATCAACACTGGTGGAATTGCGGATTCCTTCGCTAACTTTGTGTGGGAACCTGCAGTCGTGAAG ATCAATGCAATTAATGCCGCGACCGAAGCTGCCTGCCTTATTCTGAGTGTTGACGAAACAGTGAAAAACCCAAAG TCGGAGAGTGCGCAAGGTGACGCTGCTGCGATGGGTGGCCGTGGTGGAGGGGGAATGCGTGGTCGAGGCGGCAGGGGAATGCGCAGGCGGTAA